From the Clostridium sp. Marseille-P299 genome, one window contains:
- a CDS encoding DUF554 domain-containing protein, which translates to MLYILWNMIGIEIAGFVSSYAKKIISKAQLQAVLIIANLCIAAVGIQGAITTKNNILMIISCVLGAMIGVKMDLDGKFNQLGLFIKSLFKTADENFVKGFITVFMMQCVGSMAIVGPLNIGLKNDSTILSIKIILDICSTLIYGAIYGRSVMLSGPFVFLYETVIFLLAGILQPILTSDVINEISAIGSLLIFGMSLDLLGVIKLKVANYLPALLGPIVYYMITT; encoded by the coding sequence GTGTTATATATCTTATGGAATATGATTGGAATTGAAATTGCCGGGTTTGTAAGTAGCTATGCAAAAAAAATTATTTCAAAAGCTCAGCTACAGGCAGTACTTATCATTGCTAACCTTTGTATTGCTGCTGTTGGTATACAGGGAGCTATTACTACAAAAAACAATATATTAATGATTATCAGTTGTGTACTAGGGGCTATGATCGGAGTAAAAATGGATCTAGATGGTAAATTTAATCAACTAGGATTGTTTATAAAATCTCTGTTTAAGACAGCAGACGAGAACTTTGTTAAAGGATTTATCACTGTATTTATGATGCAGTGTGTAGGTTCTATGGCAATTGTAGGTCCTTTGAATATTGGGCTTAAAAATGATTCGACCATACTTTCCATTAAAATTATTTTAGATATATGTAGTACATTAATATATGGAGCTATTTATGGTAGAAGTGTTATGTTGAGCGGTCCCTTTGTTTTTCTATATGAAACAGTAATTTTCCTTTTAGCAGGTATCCTGCAACCAATACTAACATCTGATGTCATTAATGAGATTTCTGCAATTGGATCTTTGCTTATTTTTGGCATGTCCCTTGATCTACTAGGTGTGATAAAGTTGAAGGTAGCAAATTATCTTCCTGCACTTTTAGGCCCAATTGTTTATTATATGATTACTACATAA
- a CDS encoding RNA polymerase sigma factor: MREPVEMLIEKYKDNIYAIAFNVCKNAQDAEDVVQDTFIQYISRKKNFETEQHIRAWLIRVAINKAKNKNTTFFRRNTLPLEDYMETLTFESSESSELFETVMKLPEKYRVIIHLFYYEDYSVNEIADILKISVSNVKVRLSRGRALLRETLKEVWEDDK, from the coding sequence ATGAGAGAACCAGTAGAGATGCTGATTGAAAAGTATAAGGATAATATTTATGCAATCGCTTTTAATGTTTGCAAAAATGCTCAAGATGCAGAAGATGTTGTTCAAGATACATTCATTCAGTACATATCACGAAAAAAAAATTTTGAAACAGAGCAACACATACGTGCATGGCTTATAAGAGTAGCAATTAATAAGGCAAAGAATAAAAACACTACCTTTTTCAGACGGAATACACTGCCTTTGGAAGATTACATGGAAACGTTAACTTTCGAATCATCGGAATCCTCTGAATTATTTGAGACGGTGATGAAACTTCCGGAAAAGTATCGTGTTATCATTCATCTGTTTTATTATGAAGATTATTCTGTAAATGAAATAGCAGATATACTAAAGATATCTGTTAGTAATGTAAAAGTCAGGTTATCACGTGGAAGAGCGTTACTTAGGGAAACATTAAAGGAGGTATGGGAAGATGACAAATAG
- a CDS encoding threonine/serine exporter family protein, with product MIIQIIGAFVAVVALSVIFSIPKKFLVYSGIVGAVGWFIYLVFLRLNFAETTSVFIATLVVALISHSFARIFKAPVTVFLISGILPMVPGVGMYRIVYSMLSEDSSMTAYYFNHTLQIAGLIAIAIFIMDTFFRMVKKR from the coding sequence ATGATTATTCAAATAATAGGAGCTTTCGTTGCGGTAGTAGCGTTATCTGTTATATTTAGTATTCCAAAAAAGTTCTTAGTATACTCAGGAATTGTTGGAGCAGTAGGATGGTTTATCTATCTTGTTTTCTTACGATTAAATTTCGCTGAAACGACAAGTGTGTTCATAGCAACACTTGTTGTTGCATTGATTTCTCATAGCTTTGCACGCATATTTAAAGCACCAGTAACCGTATTTTTAATTTCTGGTATTTTGCCAATGGTACCTGGTGTAGGTATGTATCGTATTGTATATTCTATGCTATCAGAAGATAGTTCAATGACTGCATACTATTTTAATCACACGTTACAGATTGCAGGATTGATAGCAATTGCTATTTTTATTATGGATACATTTTTTCGTATGGTTAAGAAAAGATAA
- the rlmH gene encoding 23S rRNA (pseudouridine(1915)-N(3))-methyltransferase RlmH yields the protein MKITVVCVGKIKEKYFTMGIEEYSKRLSRYCKLDIIQVPDEKTPDNASEAEELMIKKKEGERILKNVKDNAYVIALAIEGKMLTSEELADKIDKLGVGGDSHIVFVIGGSLGLDDEVLKRADFKLSFSKMTFPHQMMRMVLLEQVYRGYRIINGEPYHK from the coding sequence ATGAAGATAACGGTTGTTTGTGTCGGTAAAATAAAAGAAAAGTATTTTACTATGGGAATAGAGGAGTATTCAAAAAGATTAAGTAGATATTGTAAACTTGATATTATTCAAGTACCAGATGAAAAAACTCCGGATAATGCAAGTGAAGCGGAAGAGTTAATGATTAAGAAAAAAGAAGGGGAGAGAATCCTTAAAAATGTAAAGGATAACGCGTATGTGATTGCTCTTGCGATTGAAGGGAAAATGTTAACATCAGAAGAGTTAGCAGATAAGATAGATAAGTTAGGGGTTGGAGGAGATAGTCATATTGTATTTGTCATTGGTGGTTCATTAGGGCTTGATGATGAAGTACTAAAAAGGGCAGATTTTAAATTGAGTTTTTCAAAGATGACGTTTCCACATCAAATGATGCGAATGGTGTTACTTGAGCAGGTTTATCGAGGGTATCGGATTATTAATGGGGAACCGTATCATAAATAA
- a CDS encoding M20 metallopeptidase family protein, whose amino-acid sequence MKEWFNKIPVEDMISWRRHIHQNPELSFKEYNTAAFVEEKLRSFGNIEIVKPTETSVLGILRGAKEGKTILLRADMDALPMQEEGDLPFKSTVKGVAHTCGHDTHTAMLLATAKVLSELKDSLHGTVKFIFQHAEELNPGGSQGIIDSGMINDIDAVVGLHIIPNLECGSIHVHSVGAATTAADGFFLNIQGKGSHGSMPQNGIDPIIVGTQIINQLQTVISRYTTPGELAVITVGEFKAGDAPNIIPDKAYMSASIRTISDETRKKVELRVKEIIDNTCKTYGATYDLDYQLAYPAVINDKIVSELVMNSAREVLGESMVKEAPLTSASEDFANYRQIAPICFVLLGGGTAAEGCGFANHHPKFMIMEESMINGVKTEVQTVLNFLK is encoded by the coding sequence ATGAAAGAATGGTTCAATAAAATTCCAGTAGAGGATATGATTTCTTGGAGACGTCATATTCATCAAAATCCAGAATTATCATTTAAGGAATATAACACAGCAGCTTTTGTTGAGGAAAAGCTAAGAAGTTTTGGAAACATTGAAATTGTAAAACCAACAGAAACTAGTGTTCTTGGTATTTTACGTGGTGCTAAGGAAGGAAAAACTATACTTCTTCGTGCAGATATGGATGCTTTACCTATGCAAGAAGAAGGAGATCTTCCTTTCAAATCAACCGTAAAAGGAGTAGCTCATACCTGTGGACATGATACACATACTGCTATGCTATTGGCTACAGCAAAAGTGCTTTCAGAGTTAAAAGATTCATTACATGGAACTGTTAAGTTCATATTCCAACATGCAGAAGAACTTAATCCAGGTGGATCACAAGGAATTATAGATAGCGGTATGATTAATGATATAGATGCAGTAGTAGGATTACATATTATTCCAAACCTTGAGTGTGGTAGCATACATGTACATTCAGTAGGAGCTGCAACAACAGCTGCTGATGGATTCTTCTTAAACATTCAAGGAAAAGGAAGTCATGGTTCTATGCCTCAGAATGGAATTGATCCTATTATTGTTGGAACCCAAATTATAAACCAATTACAGACTGTAATTTCTAGGTATACTACACCAGGAGAACTAGCTGTAATAACTGTTGGCGAATTTAAGGCAGGAGATGCTCCAAATATTATTCCCGATAAGGCATACATGAGTGCATCAATACGCACAATTAGCGATGAAACTAGAAAAAAAGTTGAATTAAGAGTGAAAGAAATTATAGATAATACATGTAAGACATATGGTGCTACCTATGATTTAGATTATCAACTTGCATACCCAGCTGTTATCAATGACAAAATAGTATCTGAATTAGTAATGAACAGTGCAAGAGAAGTATTGGGAGAATCCATGGTAAAAGAGGCACCATTAACAAGTGCAAGTGAAGACTTTGCAAACTATCGTCAAATAGCACCAATTTGTTTTGTACTGCTAGGAGGAGGTACTGCTGCAGAAGGATGTGGCTTTGCAAATCATCATCCTAAATTTATGATTATGGAAGAATCTATGATTAACGGCGTAAAAACAGAAGTACAAACAGTGTTGAATTTCTTAAAGTAA
- a CDS encoding IS3 family transposase: MRLGKQRHESKYLVIEYFHTNKGWSVNWMCAQLGIARAAFYKWKHRIVPEQEKTNIEIAELIKEYDERFSHILGYRRMTDWINHFNHTHYSRKQIHRIMKKLGIHSVIRKKKKKYNSSKPEETAENKLARDFYATEPNQKWATDVTEFKIPETNKKLYLSAIIDLYDRYPVAFVISGRNNNQLVFKTFDKAIDANSTAKPIFHSDRGFQYTNKVFQRKLQDSEMIQSMSRVGHCIDNGPTEGFWGIIKSEMYQMYEITDELSLRHAIKDYIRFYRDERPQSRYDCKTPAEVRAEALASATPTTYPIAKNKRIEKYKSKWCA; the protein is encoded by the coding sequence GTGAGACTCGGAAAGCAACGCCATGAATCAAAGTATCTTGTTATTGAATACTTCCATACGAACAAGGGTTGGAGTGTCAACTGGATGTGTGCACAGCTTGGAATCGCCAGAGCTGCGTTCTACAAATGGAAACATAGAATTGTACCAGAACAAGAAAAAACTAATATCGAAATCGCAGAATTAATCAAAGAGTATGATGAAAGATTTTCTCATATCTTAGGGTACCGAAGAATGACGGATTGGATCAATCATTTCAATCATACTCATTATTCAAGGAAACAAATTCATCGTATTATGAAAAAACTTGGAATCCATTCTGTTATTCGTAAAAAGAAGAAAAAATACAATTCTTCCAAGCCAGAAGAAACAGCAGAAAATAAGTTAGCAAGAGACTTTTATGCAACAGAGCCTAATCAAAAGTGGGCTACTGATGTAACGGAGTTTAAGATTCCTGAAACCAATAAGAAACTATATCTTAGTGCGATCATAGATCTCTATGATCGTTATCCTGTTGCATTTGTTATAAGCGGCAGAAACAACAATCAACTGGTATTCAAAACCTTTGATAAAGCAATTGATGCTAATTCAACTGCAAAGCCTATTTTTCATAGCGACCGAGGCTTTCAGTATACAAATAAGGTGTTCCAGAGAAAACTTCAAGATAGCGAAATGATTCAATCAATGTCCAGAGTTGGCCATTGTATTGATAATGGACCAACGGAAGGTTTTTGGGGAATCATTAAATCAGAAATGTATCAAATGTACGAGATAACAGATGAGTTATCATTACGTCATGCAATCAAAGATTATATCCGATTCTATCGAGATGAGCGACCTCAAAGCAGATATGATTGTAAAACACCTGCTGAGGTAAGGGCTGAAGCGTTAGCTTCCGCAACTCCAACAACATATCCGATTGCAAAGAATAAAAGAATTGAGAAATATAAATCAAAGTGGTGCGCATAA
- a CDS encoding IS110 family transposase, producing MNYTQNKKIEQVTESTLVIGTDIGSEFNYVRAFDWRGIELTKKVFSFSNTKQGYINFLDWVHQVLSRTNKKEIIVGCEPTGHYWFTFAKYVKEQGMKLVFVNPFHVHQSKEMDDNSPKKTDMKDPKTIAKLVVEGRYSLPYVPEGVYADLRTAVSSRDRILKEINAATNRIKRWLKIYFPEYLEVYKVFDSISGILVLERAPMPRDVISLGTEGINKIWREAKVRRVGMKRAQTLVVAAHNSVGINGGSCAKLELQLLLEDYQSKKNQLEKITQVIEEETLQIDYVEQLLSIKGVGLITVAGFLAEVGDIRRFNSPKQVQKLAGLELKENSSGKHKGQTTISKRGRKKLRRLLFQVVLPMIRSNREFREIYDYYTTRIKNPLKGRQAMVAVSCKLIRVFYAVLTKGIHYDAEKLRNDIIRPQELKVA from the coding sequence ATGAATTATACACAAAATAAGAAGATAGAACAAGTAACAGAATCAACTTTAGTAATCGGAACTGACATTGGAAGTGAGTTTAATTATGTTAGAGCATTCGATTGGAGAGGAATTGAATTAACTAAAAAGGTCTTTTCTTTTAGCAATACAAAACAAGGCTATATAAACTTTCTAGACTGGGTGCACCAGGTTTTAAGTAGAACAAATAAAAAAGAGATTATTGTTGGCTGTGAGCCAACAGGGCATTACTGGTTTACCTTTGCAAAGTATGTTAAGGAACAGGGGATGAAGCTGGTATTTGTGAATCCATTTCATGTACATCAAAGTAAGGAAATGGATGATAATAGCCCGAAAAAGACAGATATGAAAGATCCTAAAACAATTGCTAAGTTGGTTGTAGAGGGACGCTATAGTCTGCCATATGTTCCTGAAGGAGTATATGCGGATTTAAGAACTGCGGTTTCAAGTCGTGATCGTATTCTAAAGGAGATAAATGCAGCAACGAATAGAATTAAGAGATGGCTTAAAATATATTTTCCTGAATACTTAGAAGTATATAAAGTATTCGATTCAATTAGTGGTATCCTGGTGCTTGAAAGAGCGCCAATGCCAAGAGATGTGATATCATTAGGTACAGAAGGCATCAATAAAATCTGGCGTGAAGCAAAGGTGCGTAGAGTAGGTATGAAGAGGGCACAGACCCTGGTTGTAGCTGCGCATAATAGTGTCGGAATTAATGGTGGAAGCTGTGCAAAGTTGGAATTACAACTCTTGCTAGAGGATTATCAATCGAAAAAGAATCAATTAGAAAAGATTACACAAGTAATCGAAGAAGAAACCCTTCAGATTGATTATGTAGAACAACTATTATCAATTAAAGGTGTAGGCCTTATTACTGTAGCTGGATTTCTAGCAGAGGTAGGTGATATTCGACGTTTTAATTCACCGAAACAGGTACAGAAACTAGCAGGACTAGAGTTAAAAGAAAACAGCTCAGGAAAGCATAAAGGTCAAACCACGATCAGTAAGCGTGGACGAAAAAAACTGCGAAGGCTATTATTCCAAGTGGTTTTGCCAATGATACGGAGCAATAGAGAATTTAGAGAAATCTATGATTATTATACAACTCGTATAAAAAATCCGTTAAAAGGAAGGCAGGCAATGGTTGCTGTTAGTTGTAAGTTAATCAGAGTCTTTTACGCAGTCTTAACAAAAGGCATACATTATGATGCAGAAAAACTAAGAAACGACATCATCAGACCACAAGAATTAAAAGTGGCCTAA
- the ltrA gene encoding group II intron reverse transcriptase/maturase, with translation MKETKKCDDSRQLNTESGHLQKDRVELESYAKAPSISMTSDNRQNARREYHYGLLEKIISNGNLNEAFKRVKKNKGSHGIDKMGVDELLPYLRSHGEELKQSIADGSYKPNPVRRVEIPKDNGKTRPLGIPTVVDRVIQQAVSQVLTPIFEKKFSENSYGFRPNRNAHQAILKCKEYMDEGYKWAVDIDLEKYFDTVNHDRLIGLIYKEVKDIRVIGLIRKYLNAGVMEKGLVSATVEGVPQGGNLSPLLSNIMLHELDMELERRGLKFCRYADDCNVYVKSKKSAERVMKSITEFIEKDLKLKVNKEKSKVDRPWKLKYLGYTFYNKKGEMGIRVHQVSVKKLKGKLKSITGRSNAMSMELRAIKLKQLIVGWISYFKLADMKGTLRELDEWLRRRLRLCYWKQWKKIKTKHDNLVKLGVENWKAWEHANTRKGYWRISNSPILNSTLTNKYLREQGFITLSERYSQIR, from the coding sequence TTGAAAGAAACAAAGAAATGTGATGACAGCAGACAACTGAATACAGAATCAGGTCATTTGCAAAAGGATAGAGTGGAACTCGAAAGCTATGCAAAGGCGCCGAGCATTTCTATGACGTCGGATAACAGACAGAACGCCCGAAGAGAATATCACTATGGATTGCTAGAGAAAATCATTAGTAATGGAAATCTAAATGAAGCCTTTAAACGTGTAAAGAAGAATAAAGGAAGTCATGGAATCGACAAGATGGGAGTAGATGAACTTCTACCATATCTAAGAAGTCATGGCGAAGAGCTTAAGCAATCCATAGCAGATGGAAGTTATAAACCGAATCCCGTAAGAAGGGTAGAGATACCAAAGGATAACGGGAAAACAAGACCATTAGGGATACCAACTGTAGTAGACCGGGTGATACAACAGGCAGTATCACAAGTACTAACGCCAATCTTTGAGAAGAAATTTTCAGAGAATAGTTATGGATTTAGACCAAATCGAAACGCGCATCAAGCAATTCTAAAATGTAAAGAATACATGGATGAAGGCTATAAATGGGCGGTAGATATAGATTTAGAAAAGTACTTTGATACTGTCAACCACGATAGGTTAATTGGGCTGATTTATAAAGAAGTCAAGGATATACGAGTAATCGGACTGATAAGGAAGTATCTAAATGCAGGAGTGATGGAAAAGGGATTAGTAAGTGCTACTGTAGAAGGGGTGCCTCAAGGTGGGAACTTATCTCCACTATTAAGTAATATCATGTTGCATGAACTAGATATGGAATTAGAACGAAGAGGACTTAAGTTCTGCCGTTATGCAGATGATTGCAATGTATACGTGAAATCAAAGAAATCAGCAGAGCGAGTTATGAAAAGTATCACGGAGTTTATAGAAAAGGACTTGAAGCTTAAAGTTAACAAAGAGAAAAGTAAGGTAGACCGACCATGGAAACTAAAATATTTAGGATATACCTTTTACAATAAGAAAGGTGAAATGGGAATAAGAGTACATCAAGTTTCTGTTAAGAAGTTAAAAGGAAAACTTAAGAGTATCACTGGAAGAAGTAATGCAATGAGTATGGAACTCAGAGCTATTAAACTAAAACAATTAATTGTTGGCTGGATAAGTTACTTCAAACTAGCAGATATGAAAGGTACCTTACGAGAACTTGATGAGTGGCTAAGAAGACGTTTACGTCTTTGTTACTGGAAACAGTGGAAAAAGATTAAAACGAAACATGATAACTTAGTTAAACTAGGGGTAGAGAATTGGAAAGCATGGGAACATGCGAATACAAGGAAAGGCTACTGGAGAATCTCCAATAGCCCAATCTTAAATTCAACTCTTACCAATAAATATCTTAGAGAACAAGGTTTTATAACACTTAGTGAAAGATATTCGCAAATAAGGTAA
- a CDS encoding MFS transporter has translation MKFSKKEWIVFGIICLIGIFANLDKSMIGFTADKLISTYGFTKAEMGNLSSVFYVSFILVTIPGGWLVDRFGYKKFVVVSLSILMIFSFLFGNVSGLFAILFLRFLVGFGQAGYTNGAPKIISDNFQADQCAKVQSIVIATAGIGGILASTIGQSIINVNWHYAYYMLAAGYLLALVLVALFLKDKKAETTEVKQKSQPIEKVGFFDAWKNKNTLLLAIAVLFSNLVGVAMMFWLPNVFHVNFDIQNPSMLSSIMVGFYIIMTIATAISGSVITKYFKGKEQKFIFWLSIITAICIVVFIAAPIYQVAIAALYISDFTMMLAFSALLSIPYQLVPRKIIGSAFAVLNIGAFIGGIISPQLVSTFAQSNSYFFSFIVLAVCMVISGAATLLVKKPKEIA, from the coding sequence ATGAAATTTTCAAAAAAAGAATGGATCGTGTTTGGGATTATATGCTTAATCGGTATTTTTGCAAATCTCGATAAAAGTATGATTGGATTTACTGCAGATAAGTTAATCAGCACATATGGTTTCACAAAAGCAGAGATGGGAAATTTATCTTCTGTATTCTACGTAAGTTTTATTTTAGTTACTATTCCTGGTGGATGGTTAGTTGACCGTTTTGGATATAAAAAATTTGTTGTAGTTTCATTAAGTATATTAATGATATTCTCTTTCTTATTTGGAAATGTTAGTGGACTATTTGCAATTTTGTTTTTGCGTTTCTTAGTTGGTTTCGGACAAGCAGGATATACAAATGGTGCACCTAAGATTATCAGCGACAACTTTCAAGCAGATCAATGTGCTAAGGTACAGTCTATTGTAATTGCAACTGCTGGTATTGGTGGTATTCTTGCTAGTACCATTGGTCAAAGTATTATCAATGTAAATTGGCATTATGCTTACTACATGTTAGCAGCAGGTTATTTATTAGCTCTTGTTCTTGTTGCTCTTTTCTTAAAAGACAAGAAGGCAGAAACTACAGAGGTTAAGCAAAAGTCACAGCCGATAGAAAAAGTAGGCTTCTTCGATGCATGGAAAAATAAAAATACATTATTATTAGCAATCGCTGTATTATTTAGTAATTTAGTTGGTGTAGCAATGATGTTCTGGCTACCAAATGTATTCCATGTAAACTTTGATATTCAAAATCCATCAATGCTAAGTAGTATTATGGTTGGATTCTATATCATCATGACTATTGCAACAGCTATAAGTGGATCTGTAATTACTAAGTATTTTAAAGGAAAAGAACAAAAGTTTATCTTCTGGTTATCTATAATTACTGCAATATGTATCGTTGTATTTATAGCAGCACCTATTTACCAAGTAGCAATTGCAGCATTATATATTTCTGATTTTACTATGATGCTAGCTTTCTCAGCACTATTATCTATACCATATCAACTTGTGCCAAGAAAGATAATAGGTTCAGCTTTTGCTGTATTAAATATAGGAGCTTTTATCGGTGGAATTATTTCACCACAATTAGTCAGCACATTTGCACAATCTAACAGCTATTTCTTCTCTTTCATCGTACTTGCTGTATGTATGGTGATTTCAGGAGCAGCAACTTTATTAGTAAAGAAGCCTAAAGAGATTGCGTAA
- a CDS encoding helix-turn-helix domain-containing protein, with product MSRKAKYSPETKASACEDYLSGNLSMREICAKYDIPFNEKKRNCSVHKWLHFYNYSGIEVFQNPIGNKAYTKEFKTEMVERYLRGEGSLEELAAKYNILSDSTLKQWIMKYNANRELKDYDPKREVYMAEARRKTTIQERKEIVTYCIEHNRDYKDTAALYDVSYSQVYSWVKKYDATGEEGLTDKRGRHKTDDEVDELERLRRENLRLKRQLEEKDMVVELLKKVKEFEGM from the coding sequence ATGTCCAGAAAAGCTAAATACTCCCCTGAAACTAAAGCGAGTGCTTGTGAAGATTATTTATCTGGAAATTTATCAATGCGAGAAATTTGTGCAAAATATGATATTCCTTTTAACGAAAAGAAAAGGAATTGTTCTGTTCATAAATGGTTACATTTTTATAACTATTCAGGTATTGAGGTGTTTCAAAATCCAATAGGGAATAAAGCTTATACAAAAGAGTTTAAAACTGAAATGGTCGAACGATATCTGCGTGGAGAAGGATCTTTAGAAGAACTTGCAGCTAAATATAATATTTTGTCTGATTCGACACTAAAACAGTGGATTATGAAGTATAATGCCAATAGAGAACTTAAGGATTACGATCCGAAACGGGAGGTCTATATGGCAGAGGCAAGGCGAAAAACAACTATTCAGGAACGCAAAGAAATCGTTACATACTGCATTGAACACAATCGTGATTATAAGGACACAGCAGCACTTTACGATGTTTCTTACAGTCAGGTGTATTCCTGGGTGAAAAAATATGATGCCACAGGTGAAGAAGGTCTTACTGACAAACGTGGTCGACATAAGACAGATGATGAAGTTGATGAATTAGAACGATTACGAAGAGAGAATCTTCGGCTAAAGCGTCAGCTTGAAGAAAAAGATATGGTGGTAGAACTGTTAAAAAAAGTGAAAGAATTCGAAGGGATGTGA
- a CDS encoding M20 family metallopeptidase → MEKRQQIIEYIDQSVSKWVTMSHDIHANPELGNEEVYASSLLAEALQEAGFYLEKDIAGHKTGFIATKQSSKKGATIGYLAEYDALEGLGHACGHNMIGVSSVAAAIALSKCIEEVGGTIKVFGTPAEEGGVNGSAKASYAKCGIFEGTDVAMMIHPSSYTQRTSTAIAVAPIDFEFFGKPSHASAMPEEGINALDAMILFYNGINALRQQVTSDVRIHGVILDGGKAANIIPDYTRARFYLRAATVKKLEVLRQKVYHIADGAASMTGCRAKYGPIQNIIEDLVPNKTLDEVFAAQMESLGEHVEDEILREVGSTDTGNVSHVIPTIQPTIAISDCPIAPHTDDFREAAISNKADKGVILSAKALALTGLEILGNEELLKAIKKEFETLKNE, encoded by the coding sequence ATGGAAAAACGTCAACAAATAATAGAATACATAGATCAGTCAGTATCAAAATGGGTAACCATGAGTCATGACATTCATGCTAATCCAGAACTAGGAAATGAAGAGGTTTATGCCTCGAGCCTCTTAGCGGAAGCATTACAAGAGGCAGGGTTTTATCTAGAAAAAGATATTGCAGGTCATAAAACTGGATTTATTGCAACAAAGCAGTCGAGCAAAAAGGGAGCAACCATTGGTTATTTGGCAGAATATGATGCCCTAGAAGGACTTGGCCATGCCTGTGGTCACAATATGATAGGGGTTAGTAGTGTTGCAGCAGCTATTGCGTTAAGCAAGTGTATAGAAGAAGTAGGCGGAACAATTAAGGTATTTGGAACGCCAGCAGAAGAAGGTGGGGTAAATGGTAGTGCTAAGGCTAGTTATGCGAAATGTGGCATTTTTGAAGGTACGGATGTAGCTATGATGATACATCCTTCTTCATATACACAAAGAACAAGTACCGCAATTGCAGTAGCACCCATTGATTTTGAATTCTTTGGAAAGCCATCCCATGCTTCTGCAATGCCAGAAGAAGGGATAAATGCATTAGATGCTATGATTTTATTTTATAATGGGATTAATGCCTTAAGACAGCAGGTGACTTCCGACGTGCGTATTCATGGTGTAATCTTAGATGGTGGAAAGGCCGCTAATATTATCCCAGATTATACAAGGGCACGTTTTTATTTACGAGCAGCGACAGTTAAAAAGTTGGAGGTGCTAAGACAAAAGGTGTATCATATAGCAGACGGTGCAGCAAGTATGACGGGATGTAGGGCAAAATATGGACCAATCCAGAATATAATTGAAGACCTTGTTCCAAATAAGACATTAGATGAGGTGTTTGCAGCACAAATGGAGAGTTTGGGTGAACATGTGGAGGACGAGATTTTACGAGAAGTTGGTTCAACAGATACGGGAAATGTAAGTCATGTAATTCCTACAATTCAGCCAACCATCGCAATCTCTGACTGCCCAATTGCACCACATACGGATGATTTTAGGGAAGCTGCCATATCAAATAAAGCAGATAAAGGAGTTATATTATCTGCAAAAGCACTTGCATTAACCGGACTAGAAATACTAGGAAATGAAGAATTATTAAAGGCGATAAAAAAGGAATTTGAAACGCTTAAGAATGAATAA